Proteins encoded in a region of the Planctomycetaceae bacterium genome:
- the metG gene encoding methionine--tRNA ligase: MSRKIVVTSALPYANGPIHIGHLVEYLQTDIWVRFQKENGNKCLYFCADDTHGTPIMISARKEGIAPEEMIKRIYAEHTRDFAGFHIQFDNYYSTHSDENKQLSAGIFQKLSEKGSIVKGEIEQAYCEKCSMFLPDRFIRGTCPKCKSENQYGDSCDSCGATYQPTDLINPVCSQCGTKPVIRKSVHYFFRLADYQKQLKDLMAAGYTGKSVANKLDEWFSAGLKDWDISRDGPYFGFKIPGEENKFFYVWLDAPIGYMASCKNYCSKNGLDFNEVWNGKDWELYHFIGKDIMYFHALFWPAMLMGSGFKVANRLFVHGFLTVNGVKMSKSKGTFIKAATYAKHLDPEYLRYYYASKLTDGVDDIDLNLEDFVAKVNSDLVGKLANLASRSVPMLGKIDGMLGSVDATGKELINQLVTAKQQIIDCYEKLDYASVIRQITALADIANRYVEVNQPWATLKTDAEKTRTTLTVILNAVKVLAIYLKPVLPVFVEKIEKILGIEAMTFADVETLLENKKINEYIRLAERVEKQKVDAMIEESKNESVQQPAAPAVPVTTLDEPLEAECTIDDFKKIDLRVAKVVKAEKVEGADKLLHLELDIGGITKNVFAGISKAYEPEKLVGRLVICVANLQPRKMKFGVSEGMVCAAGPGGAEVFMLGVDSGAKSGQRVH; the protein is encoded by the coding sequence ATGAGCAGGAAAATTGTTGTTACTTCAGCGCTGCCTTATGCCAACGGGCCGATTCATATTGGGCACCTTGTTGAATATTTGCAGACGGATATCTGGGTGCGGTTTCAAAAAGAGAATGGGAATAAATGCCTTTACTTCTGCGCGGACGACACACACGGCACGCCGATAATGATTAGCGCACGCAAAGAAGGCATTGCGCCGGAGGAAATGATAAAAAGAATTTACGCCGAACACACACGCGACTTTGCGGGTTTTCATATTCAGTTCGATAATTATTATTCAACACATTCTGACGAGAACAAACAGCTAAGCGCAGGAATATTTCAAAAGCTGTCTGAAAAAGGTTCGATTGTCAAAGGTGAAATTGAGCAGGCGTATTGCGAAAAGTGCAGTATGTTTTTGCCGGACAGATTCATTCGCGGTACATGTCCGAAATGCAAATCTGAAAATCAATACGGCGATTCGTGCGATAGCTGCGGAGCGACATATCAGCCGACAGACTTGATTAATCCCGTCTGTTCGCAGTGCGGAACGAAACCGGTTATAAGAAAAAGCGTTCATTATTTCTTCAGGCTGGCGGATTATCAGAAGCAGCTTAAAGATTTAATGGCCGCCGGTTATACAGGCAAAAGCGTCGCAAACAAGCTCGATGAGTGGTTTTCGGCGGGTTTGAAAGATTGGGATATTTCACGCGACGGGCCGTATTTCGGTTTTAAAATTCCGGGCGAAGAAAATAAATTTTTCTACGTCTGGCTCGATGCGCCGATTGGTTATATGGCAAGCTGCAAAAATTACTGTAGTAAAAACGGTCTCGATTTCAACGAAGTATGGAATGGCAAAGACTGGGAGCTTTATCACTTCATCGGTAAAGACATTATGTATTTTCACGCGCTGTTCTGGCCGGCGATGCTGATGGGCAGCGGTTTCAAAGTTGCTAACAGGCTTTTCGTTCACGGATTCCTGACGGTCAACGGCGTAAAGATGAGCAAATCGAAAGGCACGTTTATTAAGGCCGCTACTTACGCAAAACATCTTGACCCTGAATATCTGCGATACTATTACGCGAGTAAATTGACCGACGGCGTTGACGACATTGATTTGAATCTTGAGGATTTTGTCGCGAAGGTAAATTCCGACCTTGTTGGGAAACTGGCCAATCTTGCGAGCAGGTCTGTTCCGATGCTTGGTAAAATCGACGGAATGCTCGGCAGTGTTGACGCGACCGGCAAAGAATTAATTAATCAGCTTGTCACGGCAAAGCAGCAGATTATTGACTGCTATGAAAAATTAGATTACGCTTCGGTTATCAGACAAATCACGGCACTTGCCGATATCGCGAATAGATATGTCGAAGTAAATCAGCCGTGGGCGACGCTAAAGACAGACGCTGAAAAGACGCGCACAACGCTGACTGTGATTTTGAACGCAGTGAAAGTTTTGGCGATTTATCTCAAGCCTGTGCTGCCGGTGTTTGTTGAAAAGATTGAAAAAATTCTCGGCATTGAGGCGATGACGTTCGCTGATGTCGAGACATTGTTGGAAAATAAAAAGATTAACGAATACATCAGACTCGCAGAACGAGTCGAGAAACAGAAAGTTGACGCTATGATAGAAGAAAGCAAAAACGAGTCAGTACAGCAACCTGCTGCGCCTGCGGTTCCGGTAACAACTCTTGATGAACCATTGGAAGCGGAATGCACGATTGACGATTTCAAGAAAATCGATTTGCGTGTAGCGAAAGTTGTCAAAGCAGAAAAGGTCGAAGGCGCGGATAAACTGCTGCATTTAGAACTTGATATCGGCGGCATAACAAAAAATGTTTTCGCGGGTATCTCGAAGGCTTATGAGCCGGAAAAACTTGTCGGCAGATTAGTAATTTGCGTTGCGAATTTGCAGCCTCGCAAAATGAAGTTCGGCGTTTCCGAAGGTATGGTTTGTGCGGCAGGGCCGGGTGGCGCTGAAGTGTTTATGCTCGGCGTTGACAGCGGTGCAAAATCCGGACAGAGAGTCCATTAG
- a CDS encoding cell envelope integrity protein CreD, which produces MFKRIAAITFIFICTSIAWIILSITVLDRTHTQDRKLRESISKIWGSQHLQSAPVLYNDNPASSSANKLPIESSDINVNLNLEHRQKGLLWYSTYKVKFTGKYKITNDADQTKTLYFDFPLPAQNAVYDNFKFAIGGDELKEISFNNNSLTKEIKIESHQAKEVEISYESQGLDKWYYDFGNNVTQINNFTLALNTDFKNIDFPDDTMAPEIKEPTDNGWKLVWKYDKTLTDVKIGLTMPEKLNPGPWVAKVTTAAPISLFLYFFVLFVLTTVKKITIHPMNYFFIGTAFFSFHLLLAYLIDHISILCAFWISSAVAVFLVISYMRLVVGLKFAFVEIAITQLVYLIFFSYSFFFKGYTGLMITILCICTLFIVMQFTGRVDWGKLFEKQQPPPLPK; this is translated from the coding sequence ATGTTCAAGCGGATTGCGGCGATCACGTTCATTTTCATTTGCACTTCTATCGCGTGGATAATTCTCTCGATTACCGTATTGGACAGAACACATACGCAGGACAGAAAACTGCGAGAATCCATCAGTAAGATTTGGGGCTCGCAGCATTTGCAGTCTGCCCCTGTGCTTTATAATGATAATCCTGCGTCATCTTCCGCCAACAAACTACCCATTGAATCCAGCGATATTAATGTAAACCTCAATCTCGAACACCGCCAAAAGGGATTGCTGTGGTATTCCACATATAAAGTCAAATTCACAGGTAAATACAAAATTACAAATGATGCCGACCAGACCAAAACATTATATTTTGATTTCCCGCTTCCGGCACAAAACGCTGTTTATGACAATTTCAAATTCGCAATCGGCGGTGATGAACTAAAGGAAATTTCATTTAACAACAACAGTCTGACAAAAGAAATTAAAATCGAATCACATCAGGCAAAGGAAGTTGAAATATCTTATGAATCGCAGGGACTTGATAAATGGTATTACGATTTCGGAAACAATGTTACACAGATTAATAATTTTACTTTGGCCTTAAATACGGATTTCAAGAACATCGACTTTCCAGATGACACAATGGCACCAGAAATTAAAGAGCCGACTGACAACGGCTGGAAACTCGTATGGAAATATGACAAGACGCTGACGGATGTAAAAATCGGTTTGACAATGCCGGAGAAATTAAATCCCGGCCCGTGGGTCGCGAAAGTTACAACTGCCGCGCCAATTTCATTGTTCCTGTATTTCTTTGTTCTCTTTGTTCTCACCACCGTCAAAAAAATAACCATTCACCCAATGAATTATTTCTTTATCGGTACTGCATTTTTCAGTTTTCATCTTCTGCTGGCATATTTGATTGACCATATATCAATTCTCTGTGCGTTCTGGATAAGCTCGGCGGTTGCGGTATTTCTGGTTATTTCATATATGAGGCTCGTTGTCGGCTTGAAATTCGCATTTGTTGAAATCGCGATAACGCAATTGGTTTATCTGATTTTCTTCTCGTATAGCTTTTTCTTCAAAGGCTACACCGGCCTTATGATAACGATTCTGTGTATTTGTACATTATTTATTGTAATGCAATTTACCGGCCGGGTTGACTGGGGCAAACTTTTTGAAAAACAGCAGCCCCCGCCTTTGCCAAAATAA
- a CDS encoding phosphoribosylanthranilate isomerase, which translates to MMVPKVKICGLTNFEDSLLAVQLGADLLGFNFYPQSPRYIEPKAAAKIIKKLPAYVDTVGLFINESTDYIRNTASDLMLTWVQLHGDESPGFCASLDNMSAMVIKAIRIKDGNDIEYARNFATDALLLDAYHPTLYGGTGERFDWKLLPQLTGHKFGRTFLAGGITPENVIEAIGQGFYGIDICSGIESEPGKKDHKKMTELFNKIRAIITGIGVQ; encoded by the coding sequence ATGATGGTTCCAAAAGTAAAAATTTGCGGACTCACAAACTTTGAAGATTCTTTATTGGCCGTCCAGCTCGGCGCAGATTTGCTCGGCTTCAATTTTTATCCCCAAAGCCCGCGCTACATCGAGCCAAAAGCCGCTGCGAAAATCATAAAAAAACTGCCTGCGTATGTTGATACTGTCGGTTTGTTTATCAATGAAAGCACAGATTACATCCGCAATACGGCAAGCGATTTGATGCTCACGTGGGTTCAGCTTCACGGCGATGAAAGTCCGGGCTTTTGCGCTTCGCTTGATAATATGTCCGCGATGGTCATAAAAGCCATTCGAATAAAAGACGGCAATGACATCGAATATGCCAGAAATTTCGCGACCGACGCCCTGCTGCTCGATGCGTATCATCCGACGCTTTATGGCGGAACTGGCGAACGCTTCGACTGGAAACTGCTGCCGCAGCTTACAGGTCATAAATTCGGCAGAACGTTTCTCGCAGGCGGAATCACACCCGAAAATGTCATCGAGGCAATCGGACAGGGCTTCTACGGCATCGACATCTGCAGCGGAATCGAAAGCGAGCCAGGCAAAAAAGATCATAAAAAAATGACAGAGCTTTTCAATAAAATCAGAGCCATTATTACAGGCATAGGTGTACAATGA
- the trpA gene encoding tryptophan synthase subunit alpha, which yields MRTYKQVFTELKHPALIPFFVIGDPDFDTSLEIVKAAIDAGADVLELGIAFSDPIADGPTIQKANIRALSAGITVERAKEFIAKVKAYKDIPIGLLMYYNLIFQYGTEKFFADFAKAGTNSVLIADLSIDDVDEIYEPSRKAGLDTVFMVTPNTEIERAKKIAEKCTGFIYTVSLLGVTGGRDTLSDMIKPLISRLKSITDVPVCVGFGVSTPQHAVELAKAGADGVIIGSRIVKIIEDNLSDKAVIAKEVMKFIKEVKAALS from the coding sequence ATGAGAACGTACAAACAGGTTTTTACTGAATTAAAACATCCGGCCTTGATACCATTTTTTGTTATTGGTGATCCGGATTTTGATACAAGTTTGGAAATTGTAAAAGCGGCCATTGACGCAGGTGCAGATGTGCTTGAGCTTGGCATCGCGTTTTCAGACCCAATTGCCGACGGCCCGACAATCCAGAAAGCGAACATTCGCGCACTATCCGCCGGCATTACAGTCGAAAGAGCAAAAGAGTTCATCGCGAAGGTAAAAGCGTACAAGGATATTCCGATTGGTTTGCTGATGTACTACAATTTGATTTTCCAATACGGCACAGAAAAGTTTTTCGCCGATTTCGCGAAAGCCGGAACAAACAGTGTGCTGATTGCAGATTTGAGTATTGACGATGTTGATGAAATTTATGAACCTTCTCGCAAAGCGGGACTCGATACGGTTTTCATGGTAACACCAAATACTGAAATCGAACGCGCGAAAAAAATCGCTGAAAAATGCACGGGCTTTATTTACACCGTTTCGCTGCTCGGCGTTACCGGCGGCAGAGATACATTATCAGACATGATTAAGCCGTTGATTAGCAGATTAAAATCTATTACTGATGTGCCGGTTTGCGTGGGTTTTGGCGTAAGCACACCGCAGCACGCAGTTGAGTTGGCAAAAGCCGGCGCTGACGGCGTAATTATCGGCTCAAGAATCGTAAAAATTATCGAAGACAATTTGAGCGATAAAGCCGTTATCGCAAAAGAAGTTATGAAATTTATCAAAGAGGTAAAAGCAGCTCTGTCATAA
- the thyX gene encoding FAD-dependent thymidylate synthase — MNNPIKVTLLSITPEPQKLIEEAGRTCYLSFEKIGANSASDFIQRLIKMGHDSPLEHACATFRIENCSRAMTHQLVRHRLMSVSQQSQRYVDEENFHFVIPETLPKEHIKEFENDMETIRLMYKKWRDKGLKREDARFVLPNACTSEIVVTANFREWRHIIKIRTSQKAQWEIRIACTEILRTLKKLAPDCFCDIEINQNIAAE, encoded by the coding sequence ATGAACAATCCAATAAAAGTTACATTGCTTTCAATTACTCCTGAACCTCAAAAGCTCATCGAGGAGGCGGGCAGAACGTGTTATTTAAGTTTTGAAAAAATCGGAGCAAACTCCGCAAGCGATTTTATTCAGCGATTGATTAAAATGGGACACGACTCACCGCTGGAACACGCGTGCGCAACTTTCCGCATCGAAAATTGTTCACGTGCGATGACGCACCAGCTCGTCCGTCATAGATTGATGAGCGTCTCACAGCAATCGCAAAGATACGTCGATGAGGAAAATTTTCATTTTGTAATTCCCGAAACTCTGCCGAAAGAACATATCAAAGAATTTGAAAACGATATGGAAACAATCCGCCTGATGTACAAAAAATGGCGTGATAAAGGTTTGAAGCGGGAGGATGCAAGATTTGTTTTACCGAACGCCTGCACAAGTGAAATCGTCGTTACCGCGAATTTCCGCGAATGGCGGCACATCATAAAAATCAGAACAAGCCAGAAAGCTCAATGGGAAATCAGAATCGCATGCACAGAAATTTTGAGAACTCTGAAAAAGCTCGCGCCGGATTGTTTCTGTGATATCGAAATCAATCAGAACATCGCCGCCGAATAA
- the accC gene encoding acetyl-CoA carboxylase biotin carboxylase subunit encodes MFSRILIANRGEIALRIIRACKELGVESVVVYSEADRGASYIELADQAICIGPASPAQSYLNIPAIISAAEVADVDAIHPGYGFLAENAHFAQICADCNIAFIGPRPESMQMLGDKVAARDIAKKAKVPVVPGSEGQIKDENEAIKLANKIGYPVIVKAAAGGGGRGMRVAHNDISLRNAISTAKAEAEIAFKNSTVYLEKYIIEPRHVEVQVMADKSGNTLHFFERDCSIQRRHQKLIEESPCPVLDNHTREELCKSALRVIKEANYENAGTVEFLLDRDKKFYFIEVNTRIQVEHPVTEMVTGVDLIKWQLKIAAGQNLTLKQKDIEHRGVAIECRINAEDPDRNFAPCPGKVDRFILPGGMGVRVDTHLFQGAMVSPHYDSMVAKLIVHRPTREEAIITMKRALNEFRIGPIKTTIPACLKILSHNRYLQNKVDTSFVEQHLA; translated from the coding sequence ATGTTTTCAAGAATACTCATAGCCAATAGAGGCGAAATAGCGTTAAGAATAATTCGCGCGTGCAAAGAACTCGGCGTCGAATCGGTAGTTGTTTATTCCGAGGCCGACAGAGGCGCATCATATATAGAACTCGCAGACCAGGCGATTTGTATCGGGCCTGCCAGTCCCGCGCAGAGCTATCTTAATATCCCGGCAATCATCAGCGCCGCTGAAGTCGCGGACGTTGACGCGATTCATCCGGGTTACGGATTTTTGGCAGAGAACGCGCACTTTGCACAGATTTGTGCAGATTGCAACATCGCGTTCATCGGGCCAAGACCTGAATCGATGCAAATGCTCGGCGATAAAGTCGCGGCAAGAGACATTGCTAAAAAAGCGAAAGTTCCTGTTGTGCCCGGTTCTGAAGGTCAAATCAAAGACGAAAACGAAGCAATCAAACTTGCGAATAAAATAGGTTATCCAGTTATTGTAAAAGCGGCAGCCGGCGGCGGCGGACGCGGAATGCGCGTCGCACATAATGATATAAGTTTGCGAAACGCTATTTCAACCGCAAAGGCTGAAGCGGAAATCGCATTTAAAAACAGCACAGTTTATCTTGAAAAATATATCATCGAGCCGAGGCACGTCGAAGTGCAGGTAATGGCTGATAAATCCGGCAACACTTTACATTTCTTCGAACGCGATTGTTCTATTCAGCGACGTCATCAGAAATTAATCGAAGAATCGCCATGTCCGGTGCTCGATAATCATACTCGTGAAGAGCTGTGCAAATCGGCGTTGCGGGTTATCAAAGAAGCTAATTATGAAAACGCAGGGACGGTGGAATTTCTGCTCGACCGCGACAAGAAATTTTATTTCATCGAAGTTAATACGCGAATTCAGGTTGAGCATCCCGTTACGGAAATGGTAACAGGCGTTGACCTGATTAAATGGCAGTTGAAAATTGCGGCAGGGCAAAATTTAACTCTCAAGCAGAAAGATATCGAACATAGAGGCGTTGCTATCGAGTGCAGAATTAATGCCGAAGACCCGGATAGAAATTTTGCGCCGTGTCCCGGAAAAGTTGACAGATTTATTCTGCCCGGCGGTATGGGCGTTCGTGTTGATACGCATCTGTTCCAGGGCGCGATGGTTTCGCCACATTACGATTCAATGGTTGCAAAGCTGATTGTTCACAGGCCGACAAGAGAAGAAGCGATAATAACGATGAAACGCGCTTTGAACGAATTCAGAATTGGGCCGATTAAAACGACAATCCCAGCGTGTTTGAAAATTCTTTCACATAACCGTTATCTGCAAAACAAAGTCGATACCAGCTTTGTTGAACAGCATTTAGCATAA
- a CDS encoding GxxExxY protein has translation MSDELTAKIIGAAIEVHEILGPGLLESIYEEALCHEFTLNNIKFQRQVDCDIVYKEKTIKGQKLDLLVENEVVIELKSLSKMPEVALAQTLSYLKATNLKRGLIINFGEKRLVNGIKRVSL, from the coding sequence ATGAGTGATGAACTGACAGCAAAAATAATTGGTGCTGCAATTGAAGTGCACGAAATACTTGGGCCGGGATTGCTCGAATCCATTTATGAAGAAGCTTTGTGTCATGAGTTTACTCTGAATAACATCAAATTTCAACGGCAAGTTGATTGTGATATCGTCTATAAAGAGAAAACGATAAAAGGACAGAAACTTGATTTACTTGTTGAAAATGAAGTAGTGATAGAATTAAAATCTTTGTCAAAAATGCCGGAAGTTGCATTGGCTCAAACACTTTCTTATCTAAAAGCCACAAACTTGAAACGAGGCCTGATAATCAACTTTGGCGAAAAAAGATTAGTCAATGGAATTAAAAGGGTTTCTTTATGA
- a CDS encoding bifunctional homocysteine S-methyltransferase/methylenetetrahydrofolate reductase, producing the protein MTENLTELLKKQVVFGDGAMGTMLYTKGVFINTCFEELNLTNPKLVGQIHDLYVSAGSDFIETNTYGANELHLARFGLAEKTAQINAAAVKIAKQSSATRGSSVLVAGSIGPLGIKISQAGLINEKDISSAYTNQITALSDAGADFLLFETFHSLKELLTAIECATKVCKLPIVAQMVINDHNETLYGDKIDYALAKASDFEQVAVVGLNCSIGPAAMLEVLPLLKKATSKPLSLQPNAGLPQNVDGRTVYMCTPEYMAEYAKRFYEKGVRIIGGCCGTTPEHIKEMVKTVRPLQKADLSSTVIEVKPQTKQVILQKPVELKDKSKFGAKLAAGQKVYSVEISPPKGTDVSSLIEKVKLCEKFGIDAVNIPDGPRASSRLSAMITAIKVRQLCENIETILHFCCRDRNIIAMQSDLLGIQAVDLKNVLIITGDPPKLGEYPDATAVFDLDSIALTRVVSQLNRGVDIAGNNLPTQTALVIGVGANPVSSDLDREVERYKKKVEAGAEFSITQPVFDEKSLFKFLELTKDCKIPVIAGIWPFTSYKNAEFMANEVPGVVVPPEILQRMSKTKDQQDGKRTGVQIAMELMDKIKDVVAGYAISAPFGNVNMALACAGKIEIDKI; encoded by the coding sequence ATGACAGAAAACCTAACCGAACTATTAAAAAAACAAGTCGTTTTTGGCGATGGAGCTATGGGAACAATGCTCTATACCAAAGGCGTGTTCATAAACACATGTTTTGAGGAGCTGAATCTGACGAATCCTAAACTCGTCGGCCAAATCCACGATTTGTATGTCTCGGCAGGCAGCGACTTTATAGAAACTAACACCTATGGTGCAAACGAACTGCACCTGGCAAGATTCGGCTTGGCAGAAAAAACTGCCCAGATTAACGCCGCCGCCGTAAAAATCGCAAAACAATCGTCCGCAACCAGAGGGTCATCTGTCCTCGTTGCCGGCTCAATCGGTCCGCTCGGAATCAAAATTTCACAGGCCGGCCTGATAAACGAAAAGGATATCTCGTCAGCTTATACAAACCAGATAACCGCCCTTTCAGACGCAGGCGCGGATTTTCTGCTCTTTGAAACTTTCCACAGTCTCAAGGAATTACTGACTGCAATCGAATGCGCAACAAAGGTTTGCAAACTGCCGATTGTCGCGCAAATGGTCATAAACGACCACAACGAAACACTTTACGGCGACAAAATCGATTATGCCCTTGCCAAAGCATCGGACTTTGAGCAGGTTGCCGTTGTCGGCCTGAATTGTTCGATTGGCCCAGCCGCGATGCTTGAGGTTTTGCCGCTGCTAAAGAAAGCGACTTCAAAACCGCTTTCTCTCCAGCCCAACGCCGGCCTGCCGCAAAATGTCGATGGCAGAACCGTTTATATGTGTACGCCGGAGTATATGGCCGAGTACGCCAAACGATTTTACGAAAAAGGCGTCCGAATCATCGGCGGTTGTTGCGGTACAACACCCGAACATATCAAGGAAATGGTAAAAACCGTTCGGCCTTTGCAAAAAGCAGATTTAAGTTCAACTGTAATTGAGGTAAAGCCGCAGACAAAGCAGGTTATCCTGCAAAAACCTGTCGAACTGAAAGACAAATCAAAATTCGGAGCAAAACTCGCTGCCGGCCAAAAAGTTTATTCGGTGGAAATTTCGCCGCCGAAAGGCACGGACGTTTCGAGTCTTATCGAAAAGGTAAAGCTCTGCGAAAAATTTGGAATTGATGCAGTGAATATTCCTGACGGCCCGCGAGCAAGCTCCAGATTGAGCGCGATGATTACAGCGATAAAAGTCCGCCAGCTTTGCGAGAACATTGAAACGATTCTGCATTTCTGCTGCCGCGACCGAAATATTATCGCGATGCAGTCGGATTTGCTTGGTATACAGGCCGTGGATTTGAAAAATGTTTTGATAATCACCGGCGACCCGCCAAAACTCGGCGAGTATCCCGACGCGACAGCCGTTTTCGATTTAGATTCGATTGCGCTGACAAGAGTCGTGAGCCAGTTGAACCGCGGCGTTGATATCGCGGGCAATAATTTGCCGACACAAACAGCTCTCGTTATCGGCGTCGGCGCAAATCCCGTCTCGTCGGATTTGGATAGAGAAGTAGAACGTTACAAAAAGAAAGTCGAGGCAGGCGCAGAATTTTCTATAACGCAACCGGTCTTCGATGAAAAAAGTTTATTTAAGTTCCTTGAACTTACAAAAGATTGTAAGATTCCAGTAATCGCCGGTATTTGGCCGTTCACAAGTTACAAGAACGCAGAGTTTATGGCCAACGAAGTGCCCGGCGTTGTCGTACCGCCTGAAATTTTGCAGCGTATGAGTAAAACAAAAGACCAGCAGGATGGCAAACGCACCGGCGTGCAGATTGCGATGGAATTGATGGATAAGATTAAGGATGTCGTCGCCGGATACGCGATTAGCGCACCGTTTGGAAATGTGAATATGGCTCTTGCCTGTGCCGGCAAAATCGAAATCGATAAAATTTAA
- the trpB gene encoding tryptophan synthase subunit beta — MKQNGRFGQFGGFYVPEVLIPALEEMETAFYKFYKNEKFVKELDTLYKDYAGRPTPLYYATRFSELVGFKVYIKREDLLHGGAHKVNNCLGQGLLAKYMGKTKLIAETGAGQHGLATSMIGALFGMNTKIFMGAIDIERQSVNVHKMRLCGAEVISVKGGTETLKDAINEALRYWTANVADTFYLFGTACGPHPYPVIVRHFQSCIGTESRQQCLEKIGKLPDIVTACVGGGSNAIGIFSAFLEDKKVKLVGVEPAGKGIETGKHAAPLNAGNVGILHGTKMYLMQNKEGQILDTESVSAGLDYPGVGPEHCYLKDTGRANYVAMKDEDVLKIFDIFTKCEGILPALESSHSLAWVYNQKGKLPKDTTVVVNLSGRGDKDVDIVERNKIK; from the coding sequence ATGAAACAAAACGGACGATTCGGGCAATTCGGCGGTTTTTACGTTCCTGAAGTTTTGATACCCGCACTTGAGGAAATGGAAACGGCCTTTTATAAATTTTACAAAAATGAAAAATTCGTCAAAGAGCTTGACACATTATATAAGGATTACGCAGGCAGGCCGACGCCGCTTTATTACGCGACGCGGTTCAGTGAGCTTGTCGGCTTCAAGGTTTACATCAAACGTGAAGACCTGCTGCACGGTGGCGCACACAAAGTCAATAACTGTCTCGGTCAGGGCTTGCTCGCCAAATATATGGGCAAGACAAAACTGATTGCCGAAACAGGAGCAGGCCAGCACGGTCTTGCGACATCAATGATTGGCGCACTGTTCGGAATGAATACAAAAATTTTTATGGGCGCGATTGATATTGAACGCCAAAGCGTAAACGTACACAAGATGAGACTCTGCGGCGCGGAAGTCATCTCCGTCAAAGGCGGCACGGAAACTTTAAAAGACGCAATCAACGAAGCGCTCCGCTACTGGACAGCGAACGTTGCTGATACATTTTACCTGTTCGGAACAGCCTGCGGGCCGCATCCGTATCCGGTCATTGTCAGACATTTTCAGTCGTGCATCGGAACAGAATCGCGTCAGCAGTGCCTTGAGAAAATCGGCAAACTGCCGGATATCGTTACCGCATGTGTCGGCGGCGGAAGCAATGCGATTGGAATCTTCAGCGCGTTTCTTGAAGATAAAAAAGTAAAACTCGTCGGCGTCGAACCCGCAGGCAAAGGCATCGAAACCGGCAAACACGCCGCACCGCTCAACGCAGGCAATGTCGGCATTCTGCACGGAACGAAAATGTATCTGATGCAAAACAAGGAAGGCCAGATTCTCGACACCGAATCGGTTTCCGCGGGATTGGATTACCCCGGCGTAGGTCCCGAACATTGTTACTTGAAAGATACCGGCAGAGCAAATTATGTCGCTATGAAAGATGAAGATGTTTTGAAAATTTTTGATATTTTCACAAAGTGTGAAGGAATTTTGCCGGCATTAGAAAGCTCACATTCATTAGCGTGGGTTTATAATCAGAAAGGCAAACTGCCGAAAGACACAACTGTCGTCGTAAATCTTTCCGGTCGCGGCGACAAAGACGTTGACATAGTAGAAAGAAATAAAATTAAATAA
- the accB gene encoding acetyl-CoA carboxylase biotin carboxyl carrier protein has product MSDEKKNDLKKVKELIELMVEKDLVEVEIVDGDSKIHLKRPNSSMSIAAPAPMQMMMPASAPAVAAPAPSAGTPADDKLAGIKSPIIGTFYSSPSPDSPAYVKVGDHVTADTVVCIIEAMKVMNEIKAELAGTVEKVMITNGQTVEYGQVLFKVRPD; this is encoded by the coding sequence ATGAGTGACGAAAAAAAGAACGATTTGAAAAAAGTTAAGGAATTGATTGAACTTATGGTTGAAAAAGACCTTGTGGAGGTGGAAATAGTCGACGGCGACAGCAAAATCCATCTCAAAAGGCCTAATTCATCAATGTCAATCGCGGCTCCGGCTCCCATGCAGATGATGATGCCTGCTTCAGCTCCGGCTGTTGCGGCTCCTGCTCCTTCTGCAGGCACTCCGGCAGACGATAAACTGGCCGGCATTAAATCGCCAATCATCGGTACGTTCTATTCATCGCCAAGTCCAGATTCACCTGCTTATGTCAAAGTCGGCGACCACGTAACTGCCGATACCGTCGTTTGTATCATCGAAGCGATGAAGGTAATGAACGAAATCAAAGCGGAACTTGCCGGTACAGTCGAAAAAGTGATGATTACCAACGGCCAAACAGTTGAGTATGGTCAGGTATTGTTCAAAGTCAGACCAGATTAG